A genomic stretch from Chitinophaga agri includes:
- a CDS encoding beta-ketoacyl-ACP synthase III: protein MNKITAAITAVGGYVPDYVLTNKELEKLVDTTDEWIITRTGITERRILKGERKGTSELCVPVAQEICRKRGISPEEIDLLIVATVTPDMVFPATANIVTDKIGAKNAFGFDISAACSGFLYALDTGARFIESGRYKKVMVIGADKMSSIIDYTDRTTCIIFGDGGAGVLLEPNYEGLGVIDSVLKSDGHGREYLHMKAGGSAQPASIESVTNREHYVYQEGKMVFKYAVANMADAAAQIMERNKLTADDIAWLVPHQANKRIIDATAQRMGLPEEKVMMNIQRYGNTTAGTLPLCLWDYEKHLKKGDNLVLAAFGGGFTWGASYLKWAYDPK, encoded by the coding sequence ATGAACAAAATAACGGCCGCTATCACAGCGGTAGGTGGTTATGTACCTGACTACGTGCTCACTAATAAGGAGTTAGAGAAACTGGTAGATACAACAGACGAATGGATCATCACCCGTACAGGGATTACCGAAAGAAGAATTCTGAAGGGAGAACGTAAGGGAACATCTGAGTTATGTGTACCAGTAGCGCAGGAAATATGCCGTAAAAGAGGGATCAGCCCGGAAGAAATAGACTTGCTGATCGTGGCCACCGTTACACCAGACATGGTGTTTCCCGCCACTGCCAACATTGTAACAGATAAAATAGGTGCTAAAAACGCCTTCGGCTTTGATATCAGTGCTGCCTGCTCCGGCTTCCTGTATGCCCTGGACACAGGCGCACGCTTCATCGAAAGCGGCCGTTACAAAAAAGTAATGGTTATCGGCGCTGACAAAATGAGTTCTATTATTGATTATACCGACCGTACCACCTGTATCATCTTTGGTGATGGTGGCGCAGGCGTGCTGCTGGAACCTAACTATGAAGGTCTGGGTGTAATAGACAGCGTGCTGAAAAGTGATGGTCATGGCCGTGAATACCTGCACATGAAAGCAGGTGGTTCCGCACAGCCTGCCAGCATTGAGAGCGTTACCAACAGAGAACACTACGTATACCAGGAAGGTAAAATGGTATTCAAATATGCCGTAGCTAACATGGCGGATGCTGCTGCGCAGATCATGGAGCGTAACAAGCTGACTGCTGACGATATCGCCTGGCTGGTACCTCACCAGGCTAACAAGCGTATCATCGATGCTACCGCACAGCGTATGGGCCTGCCAGAAGAAAAAGTAATGATGAACATTCAGCGTTATGGTAATACCACAGCAGGTACTTTACCACTCTGTCTGTGGGATTACGAAAAGCATCTGAAAAAAGGTGATAACCTGGTACTGGCTGCATTCGGTGGTGGATTCACCTGGGGTGCGAGCTATTTGAAATGGGCATACGATCCTAAATAA
- a CDS encoding TonB-dependent receptor, with product MKHLLLIITGVLLFIQSHAQMQGSVTDAQTGEVLPGVTVQLLHGDKGCQTDARGRFALQQAHPGDSVKVSFVGYQTRRLTLSSQSSAIIQLTPATASLNEIIVTTSRDKQSRTDAPVAISTISTQEIRDTKATSLEQLLNKVSGVYMVDLGNEQHTMAIRQPIGYKSLFLYMEDGIPIRTTGDFNHNALIEINMAALRNIEVVRGPASSLYGSEAVGGAVNFITVAPSLQPTARAQVEISDRGYKRADFNASSTFNKVGISIGGYYADQRNGYMDHSDFHKLALTGRVDYQISDRTKWINSMTLTDYYTDQVGGLDSAHFYAKDYRNFQTFSYRKVNALRYRSTLEHTWNNTDRTTITGFFRNNTIEQNPFYALKTLSNPLKAAGEINDDSFNSYGLIIQHKKQFSWKNASIIAGVSADYSPATYYAEFIDVTKDAAGYFRSYQTTDSVLTNYNVGLLNTAAYAQFDMELLRHLKFVAAVRYDRMDYDFDNHLPPSAFTGAPDETNHFNKLTPKLGLTYDFGQHRGMYVNYSVGFAPPNISELYRGVKVPVLKPATYRNYEAGGWFGFADDKGYADIGVYNMEGTNEIISVKLDDGSYENRNTGHTTHRGIEWNVRYAILPALWIRSSGQYAEHFFNQYVEKGVSYEDNKMSGAPKVITNTELTWKPACLKGFRLAGEWQHISSYYMDPQNTATYAGYDLLNFRTGYSWKQFDCWVNCRNAADAIYATTAEKTTYSTTYRPGPKRTFNIGLGYTFNGKK from the coding sequence ATGAAACATTTATTACTGATAATAACGGGCGTATTATTATTTATTCAGTCACACGCACAGATGCAGGGCAGCGTGACCGATGCGCAGACAGGTGAAGTATTGCCAGGTGTGACGGTGCAGTTGCTCCACGGAGATAAAGGGTGCCAGACTGATGCACGCGGACGATTTGCCTTACAGCAGGCGCATCCCGGTGATTCTGTGAAAGTCTCTTTTGTCGGTTATCAAACCCGGAGGCTGACCTTATCTTCCCAGTCATCAGCAATTATACAACTGACGCCTGCCACTGCCAGTCTGAACGAGATCATTGTAACCACCAGCCGTGATAAACAGTCACGTACAGATGCACCTGTCGCGATCAGTACCATCTCTACACAGGAGATAAGAGATACCAAAGCAACATCGCTTGAGCAGTTGCTGAATAAGGTAAGCGGTGTATACATGGTCGACCTGGGTAATGAACAACATACCATGGCGATCCGTCAGCCAATAGGTTACAAGAGCCTTTTCCTGTACATGGAAGATGGCATTCCCATCCGTACTACCGGCGATTTCAATCACAACGCGCTGATCGAGATCAATATGGCTGCATTGCGCAATATCGAGGTAGTGAGAGGACCTGCTTCTTCCCTCTATGGTAGTGAGGCGGTAGGTGGTGCGGTGAATTTTATTACTGTAGCACCTTCCTTACAACCAACAGCCAGGGCACAGGTGGAGATCAGTGACCGTGGATACAAGCGGGCTGATTTCAATGCATCCAGCACCTTTAATAAGGTAGGTATCTCGATAGGTGGTTATTATGCAGATCAGCGGAATGGTTATATGGATCATAGTGATTTCCATAAACTGGCATTGACCGGGAGAGTCGATTACCAGATCAGTGACCGTACAAAGTGGATCAATTCCATGACACTGACCGACTACTACACCGACCAGGTAGGAGGACTTGACAGCGCACATTTCTACGCAAAAGACTACCGCAATTTCCAGACGTTCTCTTATCGTAAGGTAAATGCACTGCGTTACAGAAGTACGCTGGAGCATACGTGGAATAATACTGACAGGACAACTATAACAGGCTTCTTCCGTAACAATACCATTGAACAGAATCCTTTCTATGCATTGAAGACATTGTCCAATCCGCTGAAGGCGGCAGGCGAGATCAATGATGATAGTTTTAATAGTTATGGCCTGATCATACAGCATAAAAAACAGTTCTCCTGGAAAAATGCATCCATCATTGCAGGGGTAAGCGCAGACTATAGTCCGGCAACATATTATGCGGAGTTTATCGATGTGACAAAAGATGCCGCAGGTTATTTCCGCAGTTACCAGACGACAGATTCTGTATTGACCAACTACAACGTTGGCTTACTGAACACAGCTGCCTATGCACAGTTTGATATGGAGCTGCTGCGTCATCTGAAATTTGTAGCCGCAGTACGTTATGACAGGATGGATTACGATTTTGATAATCATCTGCCCCCTTCTGCCTTCACCGGTGCTCCCGATGAAACCAATCATTTCAACAAGCTGACACCAAAGCTGGGCCTGACATACGACTTCGGCCAGCATCGTGGTATGTACGTGAATTACAGTGTAGGCTTTGCGCCGCCCAATATCTCAGAGTTATACAGGGGGGTAAAAGTGCCTGTACTGAAACCGGCTACTTACCGCAACTATGAAGCCGGTGGCTGGTTCGGATTTGCAGATGACAAGGGATATGCGGATATCGGCGTGTATAATATGGAAGGTACGAATGAGATCATCAGTGTAAAACTGGATGATGGTTCCTATGAAAACAGGAACACGGGACATACCACACACAGAGGTATTGAATGGAATGTGCGCTATGCGATCTTACCTGCGCTATGGATTCGTAGCAGCGGACAGTATGCAGAACATTTCTTCAATCAGTATGTGGAAAAAGGCGTGAGTTATGAGGATAATAAAATGTCGGGTGCGCCGAAGGTGATCACTAATACAGAACTTACCTGGAAGCCGGCTTGCCTGAAAGGATTCCGCCTTGCCGGAGAATGGCAGCATATCAGTAGCTATTACATGGACCCGCAGAATACTGCTACCTACGCCGGATATGATCTGCTGAATTTCCGCACAGGTTACAGCTGGAAACAGTTTGACTGCTGGGTGAACTGTCGTAATGCAGCGGATGCGATCTACGCCACTACAGCTGAGAAAACAACATATAGCACTACTTACAGACCGGGACCGAAACGTACTTTCAATATTGGTCTTGGCTACACTTTCAATGGTAAAAAATAA
- the ruvA gene encoding Holliday junction branch migration protein RuvA: MIAYLNGKLSYKSPAMVHIDVQGVGYEVQISLNTYSRIQGQESCKLLTYLHIKEDAHTLYGFADDAERQMFLLLISVSGIGANTARMMLSSLQPEDIQRAIAMENEKMLESIKGIGAKTAKRVILELKDKIGKQKIIGNQISVTPNNTIQEDALNALVTLGIARNVAETAINKVLKAEPLLQDLEGLIKKALKGL; encoded by the coding sequence ATGATTGCTTACCTCAACGGAAAACTGTCCTATAAATCCCCTGCCATGGTACATATTGACGTACAAGGGGTTGGATACGAAGTGCAGATCAGTCTTAATACCTACTCCCGCATACAGGGACAGGAAAGCTGCAAACTGCTGACCTATCTCCATATTAAAGAGGATGCGCATACTTTATATGGTTTCGCTGATGACGCAGAACGTCAGATGTTCCTGCTGCTGATAAGTGTCTCAGGTATAGGCGCAAACACAGCCCGGATGATGTTATCTTCCCTTCAACCAGAAGATATTCAGCGGGCGATCGCCATGGAAAATGAAAAGATGCTGGAAAGCATCAAAGGTATTGGCGCCAAGACGGCGAAAAGGGTCATTCTGGAATTAAAGGATAAAATCGGGAAACAAAAGATCATTGGCAACCAAATATCTGTAACACCAAACAATACAATTCAGGAAGACGCGTTAAATGCTTTAGTCACTTTGGGAATAGCCAGAAATGTGGCCGAAACGGCTATAAACAAGGTGCTAAAAGCTGAACCACTATTGCAGGACCTGGAAGGCCTTATTAAAAAGGCGCTGAAAGGTCTATAA
- the sov gene encoding T9SS outer membrane translocon Sov/SprA: MSRKTYYGAIAVIGVVSLFIFDTAARNRSGYNNNYTNRYWQPNKNYTIPPAPDTVKKDTLKYPIRDRHGTSMTDPVKNQIDLKDPAGISRTVDYDPVTKQYTVTEKIGDHYYRNPTYLSFDEYYKIQSAKSEQDYWMKRASTLGSLNQKGNGPDLYKGSKLFDRIFGGNKVDIKPQGSLELTFGYEGQNIKNPVLTEQARKTGGFAFDMNINMNLTGKIGDKLKLITNYNTQSTFDFENQIKLEYTGYDDEIIKKIEAGNVSFPLRSSLISGVQSLFGIKTQLQFGRLTVTSVLSNQKSQKQNMMIKGGTQVQDFNLKADEYEDNRHFLMGQFFRDTFNYAMSNLPVIRSLAYVNRIEVWVTNKTGATTNTRDIVGLMDLGEYAPYNTSINVLSNSRLTDNKLNDLYAKIISDPMSRYTGTVVSRLQSLGLQAVQEYEKTFARKLDSTEYTINRQLGFISLNQQLQADEVLAIAYQYTYNGRVYQVGEFSQDVPPDQNNSANQRILFLKMLKATSARPNLPIWDLMMKNVYSTGAYQINRADFKLDVYYKDPGTDSRAPSDKRYLPDAQGVWEGAPLISILNLDRLNNQNDPQPDGVFDYVEGYTINSQTGRIMFPVLEPFAQGIQKAFGGNAALERQYMYKVLYDSIKVVAQQFPQLNRYIVKGSYKSSNSSEITLGGYNIPPGSVTVTAGGQQLRENVDYIIDYNLGRIKIINAGILNSGVAINVQFENNAAFGTQVRNYFGTRFDYVVNDNLTLGSTIARMSERPYYQKVNYGEDPIKNTVVGFDVNYNSQWKGLTRFLNKLPNFQSNTPSNIMFTGEVAKLFPGHSKLVNAAGSNQGQIFIDDFEGSQSGYDLKFPATAWALASTPKDASDSAGTILFPEADRNDQLSYGANRAKLAWYIIEPTLQIPKSPALPEGIDGEMQSDPRTRLVYQQEIFPNRSTDFGQSQLSTLDLAYYPQDRGPYNFTAGRDSITAAGKLLNPRKKWAGIMRAIDNSDFQTQNVEFIEFWIQDPFIVDSTNPGGQLYFNLGNVSEDILKDSRKFFENGLPNPTTELNKTDSSIWGRIPKFQQQITQAFDNDPEIRRYQDVGYDGLQSGDEVNFRRSYLDRLAANFGINSDVYKDAARDPSNDDYKHYRNADYDHKGIDILSRYKHFSNPEGNSPVSTGNSIYSSAATNIPESEDLNRDNTLNETEEYFQYRVNLRPKMGVGTNYIVDKVTRNILLANGQSRLENWYQFKIPINNFDKKVGNIPDFKSIRFMRMFLTGFEDSIVVRFGKLQLIRNQWRQYNYKLQAGDPVPNDDNTLFNTSAVNIEENSTRKPVNYVLPPGVVRQNTLSTNSTVLQLNEQAMSIQVCDLADGDTRGVTKNLNMDLRQYKTIQMYLHAEPSNDPNSLKDGQLRAVIRMGSDFVENYYEYQIPLKVTEWNHNQPMEVWPEKNDVNLLMSKLTNLKLQRNQCDTCSPLLPYTVPDELGNYMSVVGNPNLGDVRTIMLGVTNPKDDGLQRCGEVWFNELRLSGLDEKGGYAGMGRVDVQLADLGTISVSGNMHTAGFGNLDQRVNERFRDNYLQYDAAANLDLGKLLPKKASLSIPVYAGYSRAVSSPEYDPYDLDIKLKDKLRMARSDYERDSIRKAAQDFTAIKSLNFTNVRRLNMNRKRNRLWDIENFDISYSFTQTTSHNPIIESDELTKHRGGLGYTFTGQSKFITPFKKLFKAKTPWLDLIRDFNFNYIPSLISFRVDVTRQFGATRIRNVGGDDSNYKLPETYNKYFTFDRYYGLKWDLSRSLTIDFNAVNNARIDEPQGRINSKEKKDSLWNNFFKLGRTTNYYHTANVTYTLPTSKIPALSWTSIAIGYSTDYRWTGASLLARYLGNAIENSNQKTVMAEFKFSELYSKSAFLRAITGTQQKKRPQQNNNNRPGTGPNKQPVKQEKSVEVSPILKAVMKPLLALKRVSLDYSENGNTRLPGYIDSTKVLGMNWASWQPGVPFVFGKQPDKAWLDNFAKKGLITPDTLFNIQYQQQFTQRWQIQAQLEPANDLRIDLSMTKSFSKTHTELFKNLGDSGYQHLSPYDAGGFEISYMAVKTLFGGIDKITGSTKTFNDFQRYRLTISDRLGGANPYNAGFDRNPKDPLYAYGYGRYAQDVLVPAFLAAYTGKDPSKIGLLRSAGLSNVRSNPFSNYIPRPNWRVAYNGLTKLEPFKSLFTNVSLTHAYVGTLSMSSYNSALLYEDPRLAGYPGFVDTVSGNYIPYFLIPNITMTEQFAPLLGIDVTFVSSLNLRVEFKKSRSLSLSLIDYQLTELRSTELTLGGSYRLRNVKFAFLGQEKDGKKVQNDMNFRLDMSFRDDRTVNNRLDADLVIPTSGQKVIGISPSIDYVVNNRLNLRFFYDRRQTIPVISTAYPITNTRGGLTLRFMLAQ; encoded by the coding sequence TTGTCAAGGAAGACATATTATGGTGCTATTGCAGTAATAGGAGTTGTTTCATTGTTTATTTTCGACACTGCGGCAAGGAATCGTTCGGGTTATAATAACAACTATACTAACAGATACTGGCAACCAAACAAAAATTATACCATACCTCCTGCTCCTGATACCGTAAAGAAGGATACCTTAAAGTACCCTATCCGGGACAGGCATGGGACCAGTATGACCGATCCCGTTAAGAATCAGATAGATTTGAAGGATCCTGCTGGTATATCCCGTACTGTTGATTATGACCCGGTAACAAAACAATACACAGTAACAGAAAAGATAGGCGACCACTACTACCGTAATCCTACCTACCTCAGCTTCGATGAGTATTATAAGATCCAGTCTGCCAAAAGCGAACAGGATTACTGGATGAAACGTGCCAGTACCCTCGGATCGCTTAACCAGAAAGGAAACGGTCCTGACCTGTATAAAGGCAGTAAACTGTTTGACAGGATATTCGGTGGTAACAAGGTGGATATCAAGCCCCAGGGTAGCCTGGAACTGACCTTCGGTTATGAAGGGCAGAATATCAAAAACCCCGTGCTGACAGAACAGGCCCGTAAAACGGGAGGTTTCGCATTTGATATGAATATCAATATGAACCTGACCGGTAAGATAGGGGACAAACTGAAACTGATCACTAACTATAACACCCAGTCCACCTTCGACTTCGAAAACCAGATCAAACTGGAATATACCGGCTATGATGATGAGATCATTAAAAAGATAGAAGCCGGTAACGTGAGCTTCCCCCTACGTAGCTCGCTCATCTCGGGGGTACAATCCCTGTTCGGTATCAAGACCCAGCTGCAGTTTGGCCGTCTGACCGTTACCAGCGTACTATCTAACCAGAAGTCGCAGAAACAGAATATGATGATCAAGGGCGGTACCCAGGTACAGGACTTCAACCTCAAGGCTGACGAGTATGAAGATAACCGTCACTTCCTCATGGGGCAGTTCTTCCGCGATACCTTTAACTACGCAATGAGCAACCTGCCGGTGATACGCTCCCTTGCCTATGTGAACCGTATCGAGGTGTGGGTGACCAACAAGACAGGCGCCACCACCAATACCAGGGATATCGTCGGTTTGATGGACCTTGGTGAATACGCTCCCTATAATACCTCCATTAATGTATTGTCTAACTCCAGGCTTACTGATAACAAGCTGAACGATCTCTACGCTAAAATTATTTCTGACCCCATGAGCCGATATACGGGAACGGTGGTCAGCCGCCTGCAGAGCCTCGGCCTACAGGCCGTACAGGAATACGAAAAGACGTTTGCCAGAAAACTGGATTCCACTGAATATACGATCAACAGACAACTCGGCTTCATCTCCCTGAACCAGCAGCTACAGGCAGATGAAGTTTTAGCTATTGCCTACCAGTATACCTACAATGGTCGTGTATACCAGGTGGGTGAGTTCTCTCAGGATGTTCCGCCAGATCAGAACAACAGCGCTAACCAGCGTATCCTGTTCCTCAAAATGCTGAAAGCTACTTCCGCCCGTCCAAACCTCCCTATCTGGGACCTGATGATGAAAAACGTCTATTCTACAGGCGCTTATCAGATCAACAGGGCCGACTTTAAACTGGACGTATATTATAAAGATCCTGGTACAGATTCCCGTGCGCCAAGTGATAAACGTTATTTGCCGGATGCACAGGGGGTATGGGAAGGTGCTCCACTGATATCCATCCTTAACCTGGACAGACTGAATAACCAGAATGACCCGCAGCCGGATGGTGTGTTTGACTATGTGGAAGGCTATACGATCAACTCACAGACGGGTAGGATCATGTTCCCCGTACTGGAACCATTCGCCCAGGGTATTCAGAAAGCCTTCGGTGGAAATGCCGCCCTGGAACGACAGTATATGTATAAGGTACTGTATGATTCCATCAAAGTGGTAGCACAACAGTTCCCGCAGCTGAACAGGTATATCGTAAAAGGCTCCTATAAATCAAGTAACTCTTCCGAAATCACACTCGGTGGTTATAACATTCCGCCGGGATCTGTAACAGTAACTGCCGGTGGCCAGCAACTGCGTGAGAATGTAGATTACATTATTGATTATAATCTGGGTCGTATCAAGATCATCAACGCAGGTATCCTCAACTCAGGTGTCGCTATCAACGTGCAGTTTGAGAACAATGCCGCATTTGGTACCCAGGTGCGGAACTACTTCGGTACCCGCTTTGACTATGTGGTCAATGATAACCTGACCCTTGGATCGACGATCGCCAGAATGAGTGAAAGACCTTACTACCAAAAAGTGAACTATGGCGAAGACCCGATCAAGAACACGGTGGTAGGCTTCGACGTAAACTATAACTCACAGTGGAAAGGACTGACCCGCTTCCTGAATAAACTGCCTAACTTCCAGAGTAATACGCCTTCCAATATCATGTTCACCGGTGAGGTGGCCAAGTTATTCCCCGGGCATAGTAAACTGGTGAATGCAGCGGGTAGCAACCAGGGACAGATCTTCATCGATGACTTTGAAGGTTCTCAGAGTGGTTACGACCTGAAGTTCCCGGCTACTGCCTGGGCATTGGCTTCTACGCCGAAAGATGCGTCTGACAGTGCCGGCACTATCCTCTTCCCTGAGGCTGACCGTAACGATCAGCTGAGCTATGGGGCCAACAGGGCAAAACTGGCCTGGTATATTATAGAACCGACTTTGCAGATACCAAAATCGCCTGCGTTACCGGAAGGGATTGATGGGGAAATGCAGTCTGACCCCCGTACCCGTTTGGTGTATCAGCAGGAGATCTTCCCAAATCGTTCTACCGACTTCGGACAGAGCCAGCTGAGTACCCTTGACCTGGCATATTATCCGCAGGACAGAGGTCCATATAACTTTACGGCTGGCAGAGACAGTATTACTGCCGCCGGAAAACTGCTGAATCCAAGAAAGAAATGGGCGGGTATCATGCGTGCGATCGATAACAGTGACTTCCAGACCCAGAACGTGGAGTTCATCGAGTTCTGGATCCAGGACCCTTTCATTGTCGATTCTACGAATCCTGGTGGTCAACTGTATTTCAACCTGGGTAACGTGTCTGAGGATATCCTGAAAGACTCCCGTAAGTTCTTCGAGAACGGTTTACCAAATCCAACTACCGAACTAAATAAGACTGACTCTTCTATCTGGGGCCGTATCCCTAAATTCCAGCAGCAGATCACACAGGCATTTGACAATGACCCTGAGATCCGCCGTTATCAGGACGTGGGATATGATGGTTTGCAGAGTGGTGATGAGGTAAATTTCCGCAGGTCTTACCTGGACAGACTGGCGGCTAACTTCGGTATTAACTCTGACGTTTATAAAGATGCAGCCAGAGACCCTTCTAACGATGACTATAAGCATTACAGGAATGCCGATTATGACCACAAGGGAATAGACATCCTTTCACGTTATAAGCATTTCAGTAATCCGGAAGGTAACTCACCTGTATCTACCGGTAACAGCATTTACTCTTCTGCAGCTACCAACATACCCGAGTCTGAAGACCTGAACAGGGACAACACACTCAACGAAACCGAAGAATACTTCCAGTACCGTGTGAACCTCCGTCCGAAAATGGGTGTAGGTACCAACTACATTGTGGATAAAGTGACCAGGAATATCTTACTGGCGAATGGTCAGAGCAGACTGGAAAACTGGTATCAGTTCAAAATTCCGATCAACAACTTCGACAAGAAAGTAGGTAATATCCCAGACTTCAAGTCCATCCGTTTCATGCGTATGTTCCTGACAGGATTTGAAGATTCGATCGTAGTACGTTTCGGTAAACTGCAACTCATCCGTAACCAGTGGCGTCAGTATAATTATAAACTGCAGGCAGGCGACCCTGTTCCGAATGATGATAATACCCTCTTCAATACCTCAGCAGTTAACATTGAAGAAAACTCTACCCGTAAACCTGTCAACTACGTACTGCCTCCGGGCGTGGTACGTCAGAACACGCTCAGCACCAACAGTACCGTACTGCAGCTGAACGAACAGGCGATGTCCATCCAGGTGTGCGATCTCGCCGATGGTGACACCCGTGGTGTAACCAAAAACCTGAACATGGACCTGCGTCAGTACAAAACGATTCAGATGTACCTGCACGCTGAGCCTTCTAATGATCCGAACTCTCTGAAAGACGGACAACTGCGTGCGGTGATCCGTATGGGTAGCGACTTCGTAGAAAACTACTACGAATATCAGATCCCACTGAAAGTAACAGAGTGGAACCATAACCAGCCAATGGAAGTATGGCCGGAAAAGAATGATGTGAACCTGTTGATGAGCAAACTGACCAATCTGAAACTACAGCGTAACCAGTGTGATACCTGTTCCCCATTACTGCCATATACTGTTCCTGATGAACTGGGTAACTATATGAGCGTAGTAGGTAACCCGAACCTGGGTGATGTGAGAACGATCATGCTCGGTGTGACAAACCCGAAAGATGACGGTCTCCAAAGATGTGGTGAGGTTTGGTTCAACGAATTGCGTCTCTCCGGTCTGGATGAAAAAGGTGGTTATGCCGGTATGGGCCGTGTGGACGTTCAACTGGCTGACCTGGGTACGATCAGTGTATCGGGTAATATGCACACTGCTGGTTTCGGTAATCTTGACCAGCGTGTAAATGAACGTTTCCGTGACAACTACCTGCAATATGATGCAGCAGCGAACCTCGACCTGGGTAAACTCCTGCCGAAGAAAGCCAGCCTCTCCATCCCGGTATATGCCGGTTATTCAAGAGCTGTCAGCTCTCCGGAATACGATCCGTATGACCTGGACATCAAACTGAAAGATAAACTCAGAATGGCGCGCAGTGATTATGAACGTGACTCAATCCGCAAGGCTGCACAGGATTTTACGGCTATCAAGAGTCTGAACTTCACAAACGTGCGTCGTCTGAATATGAATAGAAAACGTAACCGGTTGTGGGATATCGAAAACTTTGATATCAGCTATTCCTTTACACAGACTACCAGCCATAACCCGATCATTGAAAGTGATGAACTGACCAAACACAGAGGTGGTCTGGGCTATACCTTCACCGGACAGAGTAAGTTCATAACACCGTTCAAAAAGCTGTTCAAGGCGAAGACGCCATGGCTGGACCTGATCCGTGACTTTAACTTTAACTATATACCATCCCTCATCAGCTTCCGGGTAGACGTGACCCGTCAGTTCGGTGCTACCCGTATCCGTAATGTTGGTGGTGATGATTCTAATTATAAGTTACCGGAGACCTACAACAAGTACTTCACCTTCGACAGGTACTACGGTCTGAAGTGGGATCTCTCCCGTAGTCTGACAATCGACTTTAACGCGGTGAATAACGCACGTATTGATGAGCCACAGGGGCGTATCAATTCGAAAGAGAAGAAAGACAGTTTGTGGAATAACTTCTTTAAACTGGGCAGAACGACCAACTACTATCATACGGCGAATGTGACCTATACATTACCTACCTCTAAAATACCTGCGCTTAGCTGGACAAGCATCGCGATCGGTTATTCAACAGACTACCGCTGGACAGGTGCTTCCCTCCTGGCCAGATATCTGGGTAATGCAATAGAGAACTCCAACCAGAAAACCGTTATGGCGGAGTTCAAGTTCTCGGAATTATATAGTAAATCGGCCTTCCTGCGAGCCATCACTGGTACGCAGCAGAAGAAACGACCGCAGCAGAATAATAATAACCGACCCGGTACAGGACCTAATAAGCAACCAGTCAAACAGGAAAAATCAGTAGAGGTATCGCCAATACTGAAAGCAGTGATGAAACCATTACTCGCCCTGAAACGTGTCAGTCTGGATTACTCTGAAAATGGTAATACCCGCTTACCAGGTTATATCGATAGTACCAAGGTGCTGGGTATGAACTGGGCCAGCTGGCAGCCAGGTGTGCCATTCGTGTTTGGTAAACAACCCGATAAAGCGTGGCTGGACAACTTTGCGAAGAAAGGCCTGATCACACCAGACACATTATTCAATATTCAATACCAGCAACAGTTCACGCAGCGCTGGCAGATACAGGCGCAACTGGAGCCTGCCAATGACCTGCGTATTGACCTGAGCATGACCAAATCATTCAGCAAGACGCATACAGAGTTATTCAAGAACCTCGGTGATTCCGGTTACCAGCATTTAAGTCCGTATGATGCCGGTGGATTTGAGATCTCTTATATGGCAGTGAAAACGCTGTTCGGTGGTATTGATAAAATAACTGGTTCGACAAAGACATTTAACGACTTCCAGCGGTACCGTCTGACCATATCAGACCGTCTGGGTGGAGCAAACCCTTATAATGCCGGCTTTGACCGTAACCCGAAAGATCCTTTATATGCTTATGGTTACGGCCGTTATGCACAGGATGTACTCGTGCCGGCATTCCTAGCAGCATATACAGGTAAAGATCCTTCGAAGATCGGATTACTGAGAAGTGCAGGCCTGTCAAATGTCCGTAGCAATCCGTTCAGTAACTATATACCTCGCCCGAACTGGCGTGTGGCTTATAATGGTCTGACAAAACTGGAACCTTTCAAATCGCTCTTCACCAATGTATCACTGACACATGCTTATGTCGGTACGCTGAGTATGAGTTCCTATAACTCTGCACTGCTGTACGAGGATCCGCGTCTGGCAGGTTATCCGGGATTTGTGGATACCGTATCTGGTAACTACATCCCTTACTTCCTGATCCCGAACATCACTATGACGGAACAGTTTGCACCGTTACTGGGTATAGATGTAACGTTCGTGAGCAGCCTTAACCTGCGTGTGGAATTCAAGAAGAGCCGTTCATTAAGTCTTAGCCTGATCGACTACCAGCTGACTGAGCTCCGCTCTACCGAGCTGACACTGGGTGGTAGCTACCGCCTGCGTAATGTGAAGTTTGCATTCCTCGGCCAGGAGAAAGATGGCAAGAAGGTACAGAATGATATGAACTTCCGGCTGGATATGAGCTTCCGTGATGACCGGACGGTGAACAACCGACTGGATGCTGATCTGGTCATACCTACCAGTGGTCAGAAGGTGATCGGTATCTCTCCATCCATCGACTACGTAGTGAATAATCGTTTAAACCTGCGTTTCTTCTACGACCGCCGCCAGACGATACCGGTTATTTCAACAGCGTATCCGATCACAAATACAAGAGGAGGACTGACGTTGAGATTCATGCTCGCACAGTAA